The following are encoded in a window of Rosa chinensis cultivar Old Blush chromosome 4, RchiOBHm-V2, whole genome shotgun sequence genomic DNA:
- the LOC112198671 gene encoding uncharacterized protein LOC112198671 yields the protein MLIENPRQWHDTLYETLWAYRTSKRNPTATTPYALMFGHDAVLPLEINVHSLRVQDQHHLIGEDYVQAMWQEHEDLSEQRLVALDNLVMEKQRIARAYDKRTRGRSYKEGDLVWKAVLPFGEKLTGRGKWTPRWEGPFVVHRILERGTFHLKDLDGDLHRNPINGRFLKKYYPSVWEFEDAPGEPSSQTGGQP from the coding sequence ATGTTGATTGAAAACCCTCGACAGTGGCATGATACGTTATATGAGACACTATGGGCTTATCGCACCTCCAAGCGGAATCCCACTGCTACGACTCCTTATGCACTGATGTTCGGCCATGATGCCGTTTTACCCTTAGAAATCAACGTTCACTCCTTACGCGTGCAAGATCAGCATCACTTGAtaggtgaagattatgtccaggcgatgtggcaagaacacgaagaCTTGAGCGAGCAGCGCTTAGTGGCTTTGGATAATTTAGTAATGGAAAAGcagcgtatcgcccgcgcctacGATAAGCGGACACGTGGTCGCAGTTACAAAGAGGGAGACCTTGTTTGGAAAGCTGTTTTGCCCTTTGGCGAGAAATTGaccggtcgcggtaaatggactcCGCGATGGGAAGGACCTTTTGTTGTTCACCGCATTTTGGAACGCGGTACTTTTCACCTCAAGGATTTGGATGGAGACCTTCATCGCAACCCTATCAACGGGCgattcctgaagaaatattaccctagtgtttgggagttcgaaGATGCACCGGGAGAACCTTCGTCCCAGACTGGGGGGCAACCATAG